A segment of the Bacillota bacterium genome:
GGCCACCGCCAGCACCGGCCGGCTCTCGGACAGCCGGTTCGGCGGGGGCACCCGGCGCACCACCCGGTACCCGGTCAGGGGCTGCTCGATGAAGCCTTCGGCGGCGAGGGCGCCGGCCGGGGATTGCCCGGCTTCCGGCAAGCCATGGAACTGAGGGCCGGCAAGCGCCTCCACAGCGCCGGGCGCCGACCCAGAGCGCGCCAGGATCGTTCCATCGGTGTCGTAAATCGCCACCAGCGTGTCGGGGGCCTCGAACGCCTTCAGCAGCGGCTCGACCGAGGAGCCATCCGCGGCCGTCCGCAGCGATTCGGCGAAGTGGTCGCCCAGCCGGCGCGTGCTGGCTCGCAGGTCGTCACGGAGATATGCCTGGACGCTGGAGTAGATGAGCCCGCCGAAGACGAGCACCAGCGCGGCCAGGAGCACCCCGTACCAGAACGCGAGCCGAAGCCGGATCGACATGGCTATCCCTCGGGGCCCTCCCGCAGCACGTACCCGACGCTGCGCACCGTGTGGATGAGGCGGGGCTCGCCGGCCTGTTCGAGCTTGCGGCGCAGGTATCCGACGTACACCTCGAGCACGTTGGACTCCCCCTGGAAGTCGTAGCCCCAGATGCGTTCCATGATGAGTTCCCGGGGCAGCACCCGGCGGGGGTTGCGCATGAACAGCTCCAGAAGCTCGTACTCGGTCGTGGAAAGGGGAATGGAGCGGCCGGCCCGGCGCGCCTCCCGGGCGCCGGTGTCCAGCACAAGGTCGGCAAAGCGCACCGCTTCGGCAGGCTGCTGTACGGCGGCGACCTGACGGCTGCGGCGCCGGAGGAGCGCCCGGATGCGAGCGAGCAGCTCCTCGA
Coding sequences within it:
- a CDS encoding response regulator transcription factor, translated to MADYVVVIDDDTKLTEMLRRALAYEGFDVGTAASGAEGLRLALQRSPDLVILDWMMPDLDGLEVCRRLREAGDVPILMLTARDAVQDRVQGLEAGADDYLMKPFALEELLARIRALLRRRSRQVAAVQQPAEAVRFADLVLDTGAREARRAGRSIPLSTTEYELLELFMRNPRRVLPRELIMERIWGYDFQGESNVLEVYVGYLRRKLEQAGEPRLIHTVRSVGYVLREGPEG